From the genome of Capricornis sumatraensis isolate serow.1 chromosome 17, serow.2, whole genome shotgun sequence, one region includes:
- the HCAR1 gene encoding hydroxycarboxylic acid receptor 1 has protein sequence MANRSCCLIQGHHMPEVMPSLLILAFVLGILGNGIALCGFCFHMKTWKPSTIYLFNLAIADFLLMICLPFRTDYYLRQRQWAFEDIPCRMALFMLAMNRAGSIVFLTVVAVDRYFKVVHPHHMVNTISNWTAVGIVCALWTLVILGTLYLLMENHLCVQEKVIACESFIMVSANGWHDVMFQLEFFLPLGIILFCSFKIIWSLKQRQRLARQSQMKKPIRFIMMVAVVFIACYLPSALARLYFLWTVPSSACNPSVHMALHVTLSFTYINSMLDPLVYYFSSPSFPKFYTKLKICNLRPRYPECFKRPERMPTSNLCCKSCVSVANSVQSQSEVQ, from the coding sequence ATGGCCAACAGGTCGTGCTGCCTCATCCAGGGGCACCACATGCCCGAGGTGATGCCGTCGCTGCTAATCCTCGCCTTTGTGCTCGGCATCCTGGGCAACGGCATCGCCCTCTGTGGTTTCTGCTTCCACATGAAGACCTGGAAGCCAAGCACTATTTACCTGTTCAACTTGGCCATAGCCGACTTCCTTCTGATGATCTGCCTGCCCTTTCGGACAGACTACTACCTCAGACAGAGGCAATGGGCATTTGAGGATATTCCTTGTCGGATGGCACTCTTCATGCTGGCCATGAACAGGGCCGGGAGCATTGTCTTCCTCACAGTGGTGGCTGTGGACCGGTATTTTAAAGTGGTCCATCCCCACCATATGGTGAACACCATCTCCAACTGGACTGCGGTTGGCATCGTCTGTGCCCTTTGGACCCTGGTCATCTTGGGGACTCTGTATCTTCTGATGGAGAACCATCTGTGTGTGCAAGAGAAAGTCATAGCTTGTGAGAGCTTCATCATGGTGTCAGCCAACGGCTGGCATGATGTCATGTTCCAGCTGGAGTTCTTTCTGCCCCTTGGCATCATCTTGTTCTGCTCCTTCAAGATCATTTGGAGCCTCAAGCAGAGGCAGCGTCTGGCCAGGCAGAGTCAGATGAAGAAGCCTATTCGTTTCATCATGATGGTGGCGGTGGTGTTTATTGCCTGCTACCTGCCCAGCGCGTTGGCCAGGCTCTATTTCCTCTGGACGGTGCCCTCCAGTGCCTGCAATCCATCTGTCCATATGGCCCTCCACGTCACCCTCAGCTTCACCTACATAAACAGCATGCTGGACCCCCTGGTATATTATTTTTCAAGTCCCTCATTCCCCAAATTCTACACCAAGCTCAAAATCTGCAATTTGAGACCTAGGTATCCGGAATGCTTCAAGAGGCCAGAGAGGATGCCCACTTCCAACCTTTGTTGCAAGAGTTGCGTCAGTGTGGCAAATAGCGTCCAAAGCCAGTCTGAGGTGCAGTGA